A region of Oncorhynchus masou masou isolate Uvic2021 chromosome 29, UVic_Omas_1.1, whole genome shotgun sequence DNA encodes the following proteins:
- the LOC135520629 gene encoding forkhead box protein J2-like, giving the protein MRQAELCDWALEPTLFTSLCDSLNRFFTHKGLIGSSSGNNSPLAHGSPQSLLLPPLIHNTPTLATLTHPSPLAYPPLVPPSSSGQSPRRPLHPQTQGVQRPYLTQPGAPQTNAGIQLQPKPRPPMKHLHNNSEEIQDDFDWDSLIA; this is encoded by the exons ATGCGCCAGGCCGAGCTCTGTGATTGGGCGCTGGAGCCAACGCTCTTCACTTCGCTCTGTGATTCGTTGAACCGTTTCTTCACTCATAAGGGCCTAATTGGCTCGTCCTCCGGTAACAACTCCCCATTGGCCCATGGTTCCCCTCAATCTCTGCTCCTCCCACCCCTTATTCACAACACCCCCACCCTGGCCACCCTAACCCACCCCTCTCCCCTAGCCTACCCCCCTCTGGTCCCCCCTTCCAGCAGTGGGCAGTCCCCCAGGAGGCCCCTCCACCCCCAAACTCAGGGTGTACAGAGACCCTACCTGACCCAACCTGGAGCTCCTCAGACCAATG CTGGGATCCAACTTCAACCTAAACCCCGTCCCCCTATGAAACATCTCCATAACAACAGCGAGGAGATCCAAGATGACTTTGACTGGGACTCTCTGATCGCTTGA